The Glycine max cultivar Williams 82 chromosome 12, Glycine_max_v4.0, whole genome shotgun sequence genome window below encodes:
- the LOC100782796 gene encoding nucleoid-associated protein At4g30620, chloroplastic, which yields MTTTPCVTGALSNAVGFRDWKKHVPLSASLCKLSFNSNIVDMKILSRCGCQKVGNDQRCFRLYALFGGKKDNSGKSDDAPSKAGILGNMQNLYETVKKAQMVVQVEAVRVQKELAAAEFDGYCEGELVKVTLSGNQQPVRTEITEAAMELGPEKLSLLITEAYKDAHQKSVQAMKERMNDLAQSLGMPPGLSEGLK from the exons ATGACAACCACGCCCTGTGTAACTGGTGCCTTGTCAAACGCGGTCGGATTCCGTGACTGGAAAAAGCATGTCCCTTTATCAGCTTCTCTCT GTAAACTAAGCTTCAATTCAAATATAGTTGACATGAAGATATTATCTCGATGTGGTTGTCAGAAAGTTGGAAATGACCAAAGATGTTTCCGATTATATGCCCTATTTGGAGGAAAAAAGGACAATAGTGGGAAAAGTGATGATGCTCCTTCTAAG GCAGGAATTCTAGGAAACATGCAAAATCTTTATGAGACTGTGAAGAAGGCACAAATGGTTGTCCAAGTTGAAGCAGTGCGGGTGCAGAAAGAACTCGCAGC AGCAGAGTTTGATGGTTATTGTGAGGGTGAGTTAGTAAag GTAACGCTGTCGGGGAACCAGCAACCTGTAAGAACGGAAATTACTGAGGCAGCTATGGAATTGGGACCTGAA AAACTTTCTCTTTTAATCACTGAGGCATACAAGGATGCACACCAAAAGAGTGTCCAG GCCATGAAGGAAAGGATGAATGATCTTGCACAGAGCTTAGGAATGCCACCAGGGCTTAGTGAAGGATTGAAGTGA